TTCCTCGCAGGCAATGTGCTATGCGCGTTCGCGCCGAACTATCCGGTGCTGCTGGTCGCCCGACTGCTGATCGCCGCCGTCTCCGGCACGCTGGTCGCGATCGCCATGACCTACGCGAACGACGTGACGCAGGAGAAATTCCGCACACAGTTCATCGCCTGGGTGTTCTCCGGCTTCTCCATCGCCTCCGTGGTGGGCGTGCCGGCGGGAACCTGGATCGCCGACTCCTTTGGATGGCGCTGGACCTTCCATCTGATCTCCCTGCTCACCGCCGTGCTGCTGGTGGTGATGGTGATCGTGCTGCCGCGCAACTCGCATCCGGTGAAAGTGGGATTCCTCAGCCAGTTCCGTCTGTTCTTCGACCGCCGCATCCAGCTGGGTGTGATCGACGTGGTGTTCGGCGCGGCCGCCAGCTACGTGTTCTACACGTATCTCACGCCGATCATGCGCGACGAGATCGGCGTGCCGACCCAATATCTCAGCCTCGGTCTGGTGGTGTTCGGCGTGGCCTGTCTATGGAGCAACCTGTATGGCGGCAAACTCGCCAACCGTGGCAGGGGAGTGGAGCCGCTGGCCCGCGTCCGGCCGATCTACTGCGTGCAGGCCGTATGCCTGTGCCTGCTGGCGTTCGCCTCATGGGTGCCCGGTGCCGGCGCGCTGCTGCTGGTGGCGCTCGGCATGCTTATGTACTTGCAGAACGCCTCCTCGCAGGTGCTGTACATGGATGTGGCCGCGCAATCGCATCCCGGCTCGCTGAACCTGGCCGCATCGCTCAACTCCATGAGCTTCAACATCGGCATCGCGGTCGGTTCGGCCGTGGGCGGCGTGGTCAATGACATGTTGGGACTGGCGTGGTTGGGTCCGGTCGGTGCGGTGTTCGCCCTGCTCGCCGCCGGCACCGCCACCATGCTGCGCCCGTTCATCGAACGCAAGTAGCTTCGCTGAGATCCTTCGACTCCGCTACGCTCCGCTCAGGATGACGGAAAAGGACTTCGCTCCGCTCAGAGGATGACGTTAGTGGTTATGTCGTCATGTCGAGCGAAGTCGAGACATCTCTATCAGATTGTCCGGTTCTATACTGTCATCCTGAGCGGAGGCCGTCAGGCCGGAGTCGAAGGATCTCTACACCAGACTTCTATTCTCGCGGATTGCCGAACCAGTTCTCGTAGATGAGGGAGAAGTTGCGGTTGCCGTAGCTGGAGCAGGAGTCGCCCACGCCGTCGCCCGCCGCCAATGCGGCCTCGTTCGGCTGGTAGGGCGTGTAGATGTACAGCAGCGCGGTCGCGCGGTTCTCGATATAGATGGTGGAGCCGCCGCATGAGGCATCGGGATGATACTGCACGTAGTTGAGCGCATACGCCTGATAGTTGTACCGGTCGGCGTGGGCCAGATAGTACTGGTAGCGTTTCGCCGCGCCGTACACCTGCAGGAAGAATCCCGCGTACGCCGGATCGCAGCTCGCGTCGTCCGGACAGCTCAACCCCATCGCCGCTTTGAGCTGGAAATCCGTGGGGTCGGTGGCGGTGACCAGATGCTGCTCCTTCTGCAGCATGGTGAGCAGCACCTTTTGGCTGATTCCGCACGCCTGCGCCGACTTGGTGATGATCGCCGCCGCCGTCTCGCCCGTCACGCCCGTATAGTCCTCGCACAGGCCCTCGCCCGACTGGTCGGTGGTATCGAAGGTCATGGAGGCGATCGCCCCGCCCCGCTCGTCGAGGAACGACTGCACTTCGGCCTGGCTCATGGCGTTGCCGTTGAAGAACTGTCCGTCCGAGATGATGTCGCCCGGATCGAATCCATACTCCTGCGCCAAAGCCAGCTGCGTGCGCTCCGCGTCGCGAACCTCGCCACGCCATTGGACGAAACGCACCAGGCCCATCGCCAACGCCACCACGCAGACGATCGCCACCAGCATCGTGAACAGCATGCCGGTCCGTTGCATCAGACCGCCCCGCTTCCACGTCCGCTTGAGTTTCAGTATGCGCGCCTTGAGCGTAGAGGTCTTCACACGGGAACGGCCGCGGCTGCGTTTCGTGCGTTTCGTTTGTCGTTTCGTGCTCATCGCAAGCCATTGTAACGGCGGCGGCTGAGCGCGCGGTGAACACGCTATTCGAGGGAGAGCGTGCTTTCCATGTCGTCAAAGGATGAATAGGCGTTGAACGACGCGTCGAAGGAATCGTCATCGCCGGTGGGCGTATAACAGATGTCGACGCTCATCGGCACGCCGGGCATGACCAAGCGATACATCGCAGCCTCGTCATACCCCTGTGAGAGGTCATCGCTGATATAGGCTCGGCTCAGCTCGTGGCCGTCTTGCGCAAGGTCGACCGCGCCGAGATCCGCAAGCGAATACGGCCTGTCGGTTTCATTGATCCACGTGAGGGTGAGCATCACCGTGTCGTTGCCGTCGTAATCCTGTGGACCCTGCCGCACCGAGTCGAACCGCAAGGAGATGCGCGACAGCCCGTCATAGTCGACCATCGTGGTCATGCCTTCCCGTTCGGCCTCGCCGGCCTGTGGGGGAGTCTCCATATCGGCGGCGTCGATCTGCGTGAGCGGGCCGGTTGATTGGCCGTCAGCGAATACGAACGCGGACTGGACTGCCTCGTTGACTCCGGACACGTACACCAGAATCGGCGAGGAAACATCGGTGGGATTGAACGCCATCGTCACCGTCTGCGTCTGGCCGGATTCGATGTCGTCGCCGCCGTCGGCGTCGGCGAATCCAAGCTGGCGGGTTGCGGCGTTGTTCTCGAAACCGTACGCCTGATCCAGTCCGACGCCGTTCTGCAGCACGTCGACATACGCCATGGAATTCAGCGACCACGCCTCATCGGCGTTGTTGGTCACGGTGAAGGAGACGATCAGCTGGGGATTGCCGTCGTAATCGTCGGTCAATCCGTAGGCCGCCTGATCGATGGTGATGTCGTAGGTTTGCCCGTTATAGTCGCGTACCGTGCCGGAATGGTCCGCGACGGTGAACGGCTCGTCGGACGCCTCGTATCCGTCGTAGTCGGTGACGAGTCCGGAAGACGTCAAGGATATGTCGCTATGGGATACGTTCTTCACAATCAGTATCGCCGTCTGCATGGCGAGCATGACGACGGCGAGCACCAGCGCGGCAACCGCCATCACTCGCCCCGACTTCCGGGAACGCGCGTCGGTCCGGAAGATGGCGACGATGGCCAACGCCAGGGCCACGATGGTGAGGACTATGGAGGAGGTCTCACCGAAGCTGATCACCGCGACGGCGGCGACGGCCAACGCGGCGATGGCATATCCGGAACGTTTGCCTTGGGAAGTCTTGGCATCGGAGCCGTATGCTTGATCGCGTTGCATGGATCGCGCCGACGCATGCGGTTGCGATTGTCGTTTGGACTGCCATACGGGCCAATGATTCGCTCGGTTGATGGGCTTCGTCGCTTGACGGATGGACGTCTGGACGTCGCGCGCCATATCCGCCGGGTTGGGCCGAGGCGATGCCGCGTCCTGAAGCTTGCGCATCCTGGCGATATGCTCGCGTTGATCCTGCTCGGCATCAACCTGCTGACTGATGCGCGCCGCCTCGACATCCGGGTTGACATAGTCCGGAGCGTCATCGGTGTCGAACGGCGATACATAATCGTCATGCTCGGCGAACAAAACCATGGCAAACCTCTTCGTTCTCAGTCCTTAACGTCCATTCTACGGGTCTTCCCGGTTTGTTCTTGTCATCGTAATCGTGGGCTGGCTCATCGCATCAATTACAGTTGCCTCTTGTTGACGATCGGAATGCTTGCGGCAACGCATGCCATGCACAAGAACGTGGCAATAACAATAGCTTGCGCATATGCGTCTATTCCCTTCGCGCCCGTCAACAGCGAATTGGCATTCATCAACATAGTGGGCGAATAAGCCTTCACCTTCGGTATGATGCTCAATACATATGCCACCAGCACCGTCCCGCCGACGCACAGGATGACACCTGTGTTGTTCTGCAAGAGTGCTGAGAAGAGGATCATCAGGCATATGGCCCATACGCCGAACAACCACCATAGAGCTGCCGAGAGGAATAGGTCGTTCGCGATACTGTTATCCCAAAAATAAGCGTTGTATCCATAGGTGATGGCGAAGCATATTCCATAGCCGACCGTCCAAAGCGACAGCAACAGCATGGTTTTCGCAAGCACGACCTTGTATCTTGACAGGCCTTTTGTCAATACAAGCAGCAGCGTTCCAGATTTGTATTCTTTGGTGAATATATCGCTGAAGATCAGTACGAAAGCGATAAGCGCCATAGGAATGTTTTTGAAAAACTGCGTCCATGAAGTCATGGCGTCCACTTGAATATCCGTGACCACCAATCCGCTCTCCGCCATGGTATTGGACAGTATTTCCATCATCCATGGCGTCAGCTTCGCGATTGCGGGGTTCATAATGCCGAATAGCACAAACAAGAGCGCGAGAATAATGATCTTGCCTGTTCGTGCAGCTTCAAGCCATTCCTTTGCTATAAAGGTGAGTAAAGATTTCATGTTGCCACCTCCAAAAACAGCGATTCCAGCGTTGGCTCCATTCGCTCAATTTTCTGTACGGGTATTCTGTTTTCGGTGATATATCGCATGATGGCGAAGAAGCAATCCTCGCCGCCATGAAACATAAGTGCGTTTTGCTCTGCGCGTTGGAGATCGCCGAATACTTGCATAAGCGTGTCGGCATCTTCTTTGCGCTCCGTTTCGACGATGAATTCGTCGGACGACCGCCTGCTTCGCAGTTGGGCGATAGTCCCTTGCATGGCGATGCTGCCATCATGCAAAAAAGCGGCTTCTGTGCAGATACGCTCCACATCCGAAAGGATGTGCGTGGAAAACAGCACCGTGGTCTGCTCCCTTGCCGCAAGAAGTACATCCAAAATTTCCTTGCGCCCTACGGGATCGAGCGCCGATGTCGGTTCGTCGCAGATCAGAAGTTTTGGACGGTTGAGAAGAGCCTGTGCGATTCCCAACCGTTGCTTCATTCCCCTTGAGAAACCTTTGATACGGTGGCGCTCCTGGCCAAGGCCGACCAGATACAACAGTTCCTTGCCTCTCGTCGCAATGTCGGCTTCGTCCATCCCGCAGATGTTTCCGCAAAAAGTCAGATACTCATACGGTGTCATATAGGAATAAAACTCCGGCACGTCGGGCAGATAGCCTATGTGCCGGTTGGTGGAGGTCTGTCCAAAACGCACCTTCTCACCCATAACGTGGATCTCGCCGCAGTCCACCTTGAGAAGCCCGAGAATCGTTTTCATCGTCGTTGTTTTTCCGGCGCCGTTTTTTCCGATGAAACCGAAGATGCTGTGTTCGGGAACGGACATAGCAATCCCGCGAAGCACCTCTTTGCCGCCGAAATTCTTTCTCAGGTT
Above is a window of Bifidobacterium eulemuris DNA encoding:
- a CDS encoding MFS transporter, yielding MVLIAASFMLGMSEFVVVGILPDIARGLNVTEVTVGNLVSVFAFFYAPCTPLGSAITARFPRFATHMTLMAVFLAGNVLCAFAPNYPVLLVARLLIAAVSGTLVAIAMTYANDVTQEKFRTQFIAWVFSGFSIASVVGVPAGTWIADSFGWRWTFHLISLLTAVLLVVMVIVLPRNSHPVKVGFLSQFRLFFDRRIQLGVIDVVFGAAASYVFYTYLTPIMRDEIGVPTQYLSLGLVVFGVACLWSNLYGGKLANRGRGVEPLARVRPIYCVQAVCLCLLAFASWVPGAGALLLVALGMLMYLQNASSQVLYMDVAAQSHPGSLNLAASLNSMSFNIGIAVGSAVGGVVNDMLGLAWLGPVGAVFALLAAGTATMLRPFIERK
- a CDS encoding hemagglutinin, translating into MLFTMLVAIVCVVALAMGLVRFVQWRGEVRDAERTQLALAQEYGFDPGDIISDGQFFNGNAMSQAEVQSFLDERGGAIASMTFDTTDQSGEGLCEDYTGVTGETAAAIITKSAQACGISQKVLLTMLQKEQHLVTATDPTDFQLKAAMGLSCPDDASCDPAYAGFFLQVYGAAKRYQYYLAHADRYNYQAYALNYVQYHPDASCGGSTIYIENRATALLYIYTPYQPNEAALAAGDGVGDSCSSYGNRNFSLIYENWFGNPRE
- a CDS encoding DUF5067 domain-containing protein, producing the protein MVLFAEHDDYVSPFDTDDAPDYVNPDVEAARISQQVDAEQDQREHIARMRKLQDAASPRPNPADMARDVQTSIRQATKPINRANHWPVWQSKRQSQPHASARSMQRDQAYGSDAKTSQGKRSGYAIAALAVAAVAVISFGETSSIVLTIVALALAIVAIFRTDARSRKSGRVMAVAALVLAVVMLAMQTAILIVKNVSHSDISLTSSGLVTDYDGYEASDEPFTVADHSGTVRDYNGQTYDITIDQAAYGLTDDYDGNPQLIVSFTVTNNADEAWSLNSMAYVDVLQNGVGLDQAYGFENNAATRQLGFADADGGDDIESGQTQTVTMAFNPTDVSSPILVYVSGVNEAVQSAFVFADGQSTGPLTQIDAADMETPPQAGEAEREGMTTMVDYDGLSRISLRFDSVRQGPQDYDGNDTVMLTLTWINETDRPYSLADLGAVDLAQDGHELSRAYISDDLSQGYDEAAMYRLVMPGVPMSVDICYTPTGDDDSFDASFNAYSSFDDMESTLSLE
- a CDS encoding ABC transporter permease subunit, whose product is MKSLLTFIAKEWLEAARTGKIIILALLFVLFGIMNPAIAKLTPWMMEILSNTMAESGLVVTDIQVDAMTSWTQFFKNIPMALIAFVLIFSDIFTKEYKSGTLLLVLTKGLSRYKVVLAKTMLLLSLWTVGYGICFAITYGYNAYFWDNSIANDLFLSAALWWLFGVWAICLMILFSALLQNNTGVILCVGGTVLVAYVLSIIPKVKAYSPTMLMNANSLLTGAKGIDAYAQAIVIATFLCMACVAASIPIVNKRQL
- a CDS encoding ABC transporter ATP-binding protein — its product is MDVLSIHNLRKNFGGKEVLRGIAMSVPEHSIFGFIGKNGAGKTTTMKTILGLLKVDCGEIHVMGEKVRFGQTSTNRHIGYLPDVPEFYSYMTPYEYLTFCGNICGMDEADIATRGKELLYLVGLGQERHRIKGFSRGMKQRLGIAQALLNRPKLLICDEPTSALDPVGRKEILDVLLAAREQTTVLFSTHILSDVERICTEAAFLHDGSIAMQGTIAQLRSRRSSDEFIVETERKEDADTLMQVFGDLQRAEQNALMFHGGEDCFFAIMRYITENRIPVQKIERMEPTLESLFLEVAT